CACCGAGGTGGTGTCTGACACGTCGACGACGACCGACGTCACGTCGCCCTCGAGCGACCGGACCGCGTCCTTCCCCGCGGCGGCATCGCGCGTGCCCAAGAGGACCCGGTGGCCGGCCGCGGCCAACTGTCGGCACACCGCCAGACCGATTCCTCGGTTGCCGCCGGTGACCAGTGCCGTCATTTCATCCATGGCGGCAGCCTGCCCCGACCACGCCGTTTCCTCACTCGGACCACGGGATGGATGAGATTCGTAGCATGGCGGGCGTGACGAACGACGCCGCATCGACCGACCACATCGGGACGACCACCAGGGCCCCCGAACGAGAATCCATGTTGGGACGGCTTGCCTGGCCAGACCTCTCCGCCGAGATCCAGGAGCTGCTGCACCACGAGGGACAGATCGAGGATCTGGCAGCCGGCGAGGTGGTGTTCGAGGTGGGTGAGAGCGACTTCGACTTCGCGGTGGTGCTGGAGGGCAGCATCCGCATCGTCGACCGGGCTGGCGACCGTGAGGTCAGCCGGATCGGCGCCCCGAACTTCATCGGGGAGCTCGGCATGTTGCTCGGCCAGTCCGCCTTCCTCGCCGGGGTCACCGCCGGACCGACCCGCCTGCTGCGGGTTCCTCGTGATCGCTTCCTCCACCTCCTCACCACCGTGCCGGCATTCGCCGACGTGATCGTCCCGGCGCTGGCAGCCCGGCGACGGCTGCTCTACGAGTGGGGTGAGGGCGGACTCACGCTGGTCGGTCGGGTGAACGACCCGGCCACGACCCGTCTGCTGACCTTCGCCAAGCGGAGCCTGCTGCCGCACACCTTCGTCGACCGGGACGACACCGACGCCCTGGCCCGCGTGGCTGAGCAGTGCGACCTCCCCGATGACGGGACGGCCGCTGTGACGGCCGACTGGCGCGTGCTGGCGAACCCCGAACCACGGGACATCGCCTCCGCCCTCGGGATGGATCTGGTCCGGGAGCACCACGAGAGCTACGACGTCATCGTCGTGGGTGCCGGTCCGGCGGGGCTGGCGGCCGCTGTCTACGGCGCCTCCGAGGGTCTGTGCGTCCTGGCCGTCGATGACACCGCCGTGGGTGGGCAGGCCGCCACCTCGTCGCGGATCGAGAACTACCTCGGGTTCGCCACTGGCGTCAGCGGCAGCGAGCTGGCCTTCCGCGGCCTCATCCAAGCCGTCAAGTTCGGCGCACGCCTGGCGATCCCTCGTCGCGCCGTGTCGCTCGAGCCGTGTGGTGACGGTCATGATCTGACCCTCGACGACGGCCACGTCCTGCACACGGCCGCGGTGGTGTTGGCCAACGGCGTGCAGTACCGGCGTCTGCCGCTGGAGGGACTGTCGGACCTGGAGGGCGCGGGGGTCTACTACGCCGCCACCGACCTGGAGGCGCGCCGGTGTCACGGCAGCACCGCCGTCATCGTGGGCGGCGCCAACTCGGCTGGCCAGGCCGCCATGCACCTGGCTGACTCCGCCGACCACGTCCACCTCGTCGTCCGCGGGGGGTCGTTGGCCTCCTCGATGAGTTCCTACCTCTCCGACCGCGTCACCACCCACCCTCGGATCAGCGTCCACTACCAGACCGAGGTGACGGCCGTCCACGGCGAGGGCCGCTTGCAGGAGGTCACGCTGACCAACAATGCCGACGACACCACCCGCCGGGTCGAGGCCGCCGGACTGTTCCTCATGATCGGCGCCGTCCCGTTCACCGAGTGGCTGGAGGGTCTGGTGGCACTCGACGACAAGGGGTTCGTCCGAACCGGCCACGATGGCGATCCGTACGTCGCGTCCCGCCGCGGGATCTGGGCCGTCGGTGATGTCCGGTCGGGATCGGTGAAGCGAGTCGCCTCGGCCGTGGGGGAGGGGTCGGTCGTCATCGCGGCGGTACACCACCATCTGGAGGCGCGGGAGGAGGCAACGGCGACTCCGGCGTGAGGCCGCCGCCGAACCCGCGCGCGCTCACGCCGCGGGGTCTGGCACCCGGCTGATCGAGGGCATCCACACCGCTCCCGCCACCACCGGCACAGCAGCGATCACCGTTGCAATGCCGGGGGTCAGCGCGTCGCCCAGCGCCCCGTCGATCACCGCTGCGAAGGGCCGAGATCCGAGGAACGCCACACCCCACACGGCCATGACGCGGCCACGGAGCTGATCGGGGACCACCTCCTGCACCCAGGTGGTGATCGTCGTGAGTGCGCAGAGGAAGCCGACGCCGGCGACCAGCATCGCTGTCACCCCGACCCACGCGGCGGGCGCCAGGCCGAACGTGGCCACTGAGAGCCCGAACACCACCAGCCCCCCTCGCGCTGTCCGGTCCGCGCCCACCCGCTGTCGGACCTGCGTCACGCGCGTCCCCATCACCGCGGCGCCGAGACCGAAGGCGCCGACGAAGATCCCGACCAACGCGTCGCCCCCGCCGACCCGTTGAGCGATCGCGGGTGAGAGGGTGTTCAGCGGGTCGCTGGTCCACCCGATGGCCGTGACGACCAGCATGATCCCGACCACTCCAGCGGTGTCCCGCAGGTAGGCGAGGCCCTCGCGGATCGAGCCGTCGCCCTCCGCGGCGGGCATTGCTCGAGGGTCGATCACCCACAGCGCGATCAGCAGCGGCAGGAAGGTGAACGCGTTGACCACGAACCCGGCAGTCGCTCCTCCCAGGAACAGGATGCCGGCAGCGGCCACCGGCCCGATGGACCGGCCCAGGGTGTAGGTCACCGAGTTCAAGGCGATCGCGGGCTCGAGGTCGTCCGGGCGGACGAGCGCCGGCACGAGGGCCTGGCTGGCCGGGATGGCCAGGGCCTGCCCGATCCCGATCACCACCGTCACGCCGATGATGGGCCACGGTCCGGGTAGTCCGTCCAACCCGACCACGACCGTCCAGACCGCCAGCACGGCAGCGGCGACCAGCGACAGCGACTGTCCGGCGAACAGCAGGAGCCGACGGTTGATCCGGTCGCTCAGCGCACCGGCGTAGGGCTGCAGCAGCAGCGAGCCGAGCCAGAGCGCCCCGCTGACCACCCCGGTGAGCGTCGCCGACCCAGTCAGGTTGAACACCGCGGTTGCGGCCGCGATGTTCTGGATCCAGTTCCCCGCGTTGGAGATGAGGTTGCCGGCGAAGTAGGGCCCGAACGTCCGGTCGGTCAGCAGGGCGAGGTTGGACGAGGGTTGGGTGCGGGTCACCGGGCGACGATGCCCACCGCAGCACCGTCCCACCCTCGTGGGCTGCGGCAGACCCCTCAGAACATCGGCGCGATGGACTCCTCGGGGCTGAAGGTCCGGTCCAGCTCAGCCAGCAGGTCCGCGGAGAGATCCAGATCCACCGCGGCGACGTTGTTGTCGAGGTTGGCGACCTTGCGGGTGCCGGCGATGGGGACCAGGTTCGGCCGCTGGTGGAGCAGCCAGGCCAGGGCCAACGTCGCCGGATGGACCCCCTCGCGAGCGGCGATGTCGGTGAACGCGTCAGCCACCTGGGCCACCCGGCTTCCGGCGTCACCGGCGAATCGCGGCATCCATGACCGCATGTCCCCGGCCTCCACGCCCGGCTTGGCGCCGGCCAGGATCCCGTTGGCCAGCGGGCTGTAGGCGACCAGGGCGATGCCCAACTCGTCCAGCAGGTCCAGTCGCCCGTCATCCTCTGGCTCTCGCCACAGCAGGGAGTACTGGTCCTGGGACGCGCTGATCGGGTGCATGGCGTGACACCGACGGATGTCCTCCAGTGCCATGTTCGAGACGCCGAGGTGACGCACGGTGCCGTCCTGGACGAACGTCGCCATCGTCCCGTAGGAGGACTCGACGTCGACATCCGGATCGGGCGCGTGGAGGTAGTACAGGTCGATGTGGTCCACGCCCAGTGCGGTGAGGCTGGCCTCCAGGTCGCGGCGCAGTCCCGCCGGGCTGCCGTCCACCTGGATGTCCGGAGGGTTACCGGTCAGGCCGCCCTTGGTCGCAAGGATCACGCCGTCGCGCCGGCCGTCCAGGGCCCGTCCGATCAGGGCCTCGTTGTGCCCGTCGCCATAGAGCCGAGCCGTGTCGATCAGCGTCACGCCACGCTCGATGGCGGCGTGCAGCGTCCTGATCGAATCGTCGTCATCAACCTGCCCGTAGATGTCGGGTGAGAGCACCATGGCGCCGTACCCGATCGCCGACACCGCGGGTCCGTTCGTCCCCAACGTCCGGTGCTCCATCTGGCTCCCTTCCGACCCTGGAGAACGATCTGTCTCCCTGTGCGAGGGGAACTGTAGGAGACAGATCGGTCTACAGTCAAGGGATGAGCCAGCAGACCGAGCAGCGACCGGTGATCGACCGCCTTCTCGAGGCCGCATCGGGGCTCTTCTACGAGCAGGGCTACGCGGCCACCGGCATCGATCAGATCGTGCAGCGCTCCGGCGTCGCCAAGCGAACGCTGTATCGACACTTCCCATCGAAGGACGACCTGATCGTGGCCTACCTCCGGCGGACCGATGCGGCGTTCACCCGGTGGCTCGACGCCGAGGTCGCCCGGGCGGCAGAGCGGGCGGGGACGCTTACTCCAACCGACGAGCTCCGGCTGCTGCTCGAGCTCATCCAGGTGAAGGCCGTCTCACCGAGCTGCGCTGGCTGCACCTTCCAGGGTGCGGCGGCCGAGTTCCCCGACGCCGCTCATCAGGTCCACGCCGTCGCGAAGCAGCACAAGGATGCGCTTCGGGCGCGGCTGACTGGGCTGGCGGAGCGCGCCGGGCTGGCTGAGCCGGCGCGTCTTGCCGATGAGCTCCTCCTGCTGATCGACGGGGCGTGGGCCGCGGCTCGGATGTATCGCGGCGTGACGGGATCCCCGGCCGCGGTTCTTCGTCACGCTGCCGCCGCGGTCATCGCGGCACACCGGACGCGGTGAGGTCGGCGGCGCCTCAGCCAGGATCGATGGCATCGAGGATCACGCGCAGGCCGCGGTCGAACTCCTGGTCCAGGCTGAAGCGGGTCCGCTCCATTGCGTCCCGCAGCCGGGTGAGGTGCGGGAGTTCGTCGGCGCCCACCTGACCATCGTCGTCTGATTGCTGACGGAGACCGACCTCCTGCAGCACGTGGCCGTAGACGAAGCTGTCCAGCAGCCAGAACGCGTGCGCCGCCTCCTCGATCGAGAACCCGGCGGTGAGGAGGACACCCAGCACCGCGTCCAGGTAGCGAAGGCGGACCGGACCGGTGACGCCACGCTCCTCGAGCAGCCCGAGCGCCCAGGAGTGTCGGCCGAGCACGGTCCGGGCGGAGGCGGCACGGCGCTCCATGGCCTCGCGCCAACCCACCCCTTCGGCGGGCACGTCGATCTGGGCGATGACGTGGTCGAGCATGGCCGAGACCATCGCGTCCTTGTCGGGCACGTGCTTGTACAGCGACATGGCTGTGACGCCCAGCTCGCTGCCCAGTCGACGCATGGTGAGCGCGTCCAGGCCGTGCTGGTCAGCGATCTCGAGGGCGGCCCGGATGACGCGGTCGCGGGTGAGCGGCGGGCGGGTCGGGGCCATGGAATTGCAGAGTTTACTTAGTATCCCTAGGGTGTCAGGATTACTAAGTAAACCTCTCTCGCACCGAATCGAGGCCACTCGTGACCGACACCATCACCGCCGACCGTCCGCTGGACCCGCGCCTGCAGATCGCAGGCCTGTGGACCGCGGTCCTCCTCGTCTTCGCCTTCGTGGACCTGTTCAGCCTCTACCGCCCGGACGTGCGGGCAGAGCTGGCCGAGGGAACGCTGGCCGGGTTCGAGATCGGGGAGCCCTTCTTGCTGTCCGCAACCCTGTACGTGGCCATCCCGAGCGTGATGGTGGCGCTGACCCTGCTGCTGCCCCGGCGCATGAACCGAGGGCTGAACATCGCCCTTGGTGTGATCTACGTCGCGACCATCATCGGGGCGGCCATCGGCGAGATGGCGTACTACCTGGTCGGCAGTGTCATCGAGGTCGTCCTGCTCGCCGTGCTGATCGTGATCGCGTGGCGCTGGCCTCGGCCAGCCTGATCGGTGGTCCCACGCGCGGGGCCACCTACCCTGACGGTGTGACCGAGCCGGACCTCCCCTCCCGCCCGATCCGGTGGTTGTGGCTGCTGGGTGGGCTGGTCTGCGTGGGCATCGGCGGGGTCGGTGTGGTCGTGCCGGGCCTGCCGACCACCATCTTCTTCATCCTGGCGGCGGCCGCGTTCACGCGATCCAGCCCTCGGCTGTACCGCTGGGTGCTCGAGCTGCCGGGCATCGGCCGGCACGTCGCGGACTACCGCAGCGGACTCGGGATGCCACGACGGGCCAAGATCGCGGCCATCACCTGCATCGTGGTGTTCGCCGGTGGCGCCGAGCTCTTCGTCCTGACCCACCCGGTGGCGCGGATCCTGGTGGCCGTCGTCGCCCTGGCCGGGATCGCCTACATCCTGCGGATCCCGACCAAGCTCACCGACGAGCTGTCGGAGACGGCAGCCCGCTAGGTGAACGACGTCGAACCGGTTCGGACCAGCAGGGGACTACCCTTGCGCGTGATGGTGCCCAGACCGCCTCGCCCGCCCGGTGCGCACGACTCGAGGCCGCTCGACACCCCGACCCTCTTCCAGACGAGGGTCATCGCCGTCGTGACGAACCTTCCCGCCGGAGAGGTGATGACCTACGCCGAAGTAGCGGTCGAGGCTGGGCACCCGGGCGCCGGTCAGGCGGTCGCCAACGTCCTGCGTCGCGTCGAGGGCCTGCCCTGGTGGCGGGTCATCCCCTCGACCGGTCGGCTGTACCGCACCCACGCGCCGACCCAGGGACCGTTGCTGCAGTCCGAGGGCGTGGACGTCGGCGAGGACCGCTGGGTGAGGCCCGCAGGCTGAGCTCCTCAGATGGGCCCGATCCGGCCCTCGTCGATCTCGTCCAGCAACTGCTCCACCGAGCGCGTGACCATGTCGAGCACCTCCTCGAACCCGTCGGCCCCGCCGTAGTAGGGGTCCGGCACGTCCCGGTCGGTGCCGGCTTCGGCGTCCCACTCGCGCAGCAGCCGGATGGGGGGTGGATCCTCGACTCCTGCGGCAGCCGCCTGCAGGTCGGCCAGGTTCGCCCGGTCCATCGCCAGGACCAGGTCAAGCCGTCCGAAGTCGTCGGGATCGAACTTCCTCGCCCGCCCGTCCAGCGCGATGCCCCGGTCGGCTGCCGCTTCCGTGGCTCGGCGATCGGGCGGGTTGCCCACGTGGTAGGCACCGGTCCCCGCGCTCTCCACCTCGACGTCCATCTGGTCTCGCTCGGCCAGCAGGTGCCGGGCGACGCCCTCAGCCGTCGGGGAGCGACAGATGTTGCCGAGGCACACGAAGCTGATGCGGGTCGTCATGCCCGCAGCGTACTCAGCGGCCTCAACCCCCTCTCCGGCGGCGACGCCCATGGAATGGTCGGCACGCTCAGGATCTGCGGGCGGCATGCTCGCCGGACTGCAACTGCGAGAGCAGCACCCGTGCTCGACGGTGTGCCATTACGCTCCGACGCAGCAGAAGGATCCCTCCGGTGAGCGCGACCGCACCCAGACAACCGATGGTCACCGCGATCCCGGGCTCGTCCCGAGCGATGGCGATCCAGGTTCCACCGATGACCGCCACGGCGGTGAAGAGCGTTGCCATGCCGCTGCTGACCACCCGGTCCCACAGCAGCAGGGGCACGCGTCGGGTCAGCCGCCACCCGGCGAAGAGGGCCCACGCGAAGCCGGCGGTCGCCACCGAGGTCAAGGCCACCGTGGTGCGAAGCGGTAGCGGCTGCGGCTCGGTCAGCAGCAGCGCCGTGACGAGCGTCCCTTGGACCAGGCCCGCGGCTCCCAGGGCCAGCAGGCCGATCAGCCGAGGACGGGAGAGCTGGGTGGTCAGCAGGCGGTCGACATCAAGTGAGTGTGCGGTCATGAGAGCTCCTCGTGGGTGGCGGTCGTGAACATGCGCGTGCGAGCGCGGGCCAGCCGCGACTTGACCGTGCCGGCTGGGATCTCCAGCTCGTCGGCGATGGCGGTCACGCTGCGGTCCTCCAGGTAGAAGAGGCGAACGACTCGTCGCTCGTGGCGGGGGAGGGTGCGGATGAGCCGGTCGACGGTCTCCCGGCTGGCCAGTGCTGTCGGATGGTCGTCCTCGATCGGGACGTCCTCGACGGTGCCGAGGTCCTCACGGCGTCGCTGGCGGCGACGATGACCGTCCGCGACGCCACGACGAGCGATGGTGAACAGCCATGGCACGAAGCGATCCGGCTGCTGCAGATCGG
The sequence above is a segment of the Euzebya tangerina genome. Coding sequences within it:
- a CDS encoding FAD-dependent oxidoreductase, giving the protein MTNDAASTDHIGTTTRAPERESMLGRLAWPDLSAEIQELLHHEGQIEDLAAGEVVFEVGESDFDFAVVLEGSIRIVDRAGDREVSRIGAPNFIGELGMLLGQSAFLAGVTAGPTRLLRVPRDRFLHLLTTVPAFADVIVPALAARRRLLYEWGEGGLTLVGRVNDPATTRLLTFAKRSLLPHTFVDRDDTDALARVAEQCDLPDDGTAAVTADWRVLANPEPRDIASALGMDLVREHHESYDVIVVGAGPAGLAAAVYGASEGLCVLAVDDTAVGGQAATSSRIENYLGFATGVSGSELAFRGLIQAVKFGARLAIPRRAVSLEPCGDGHDLTLDDGHVLHTAAVVLANGVQYRRLPLEGLSDLEGAGVYYAATDLEARRCHGSTAVIVGGANSAGQAAMHLADSADHVHLVVRGGSLASSMSSYLSDRVTTHPRISVHYQTEVTAVHGEGRLQEVTLTNNADDTTRRVEAAGLFLMIGAVPFTEWLEGLVALDDKGFVRTGHDGDPYVASRRGIWAVGDVRSGSVKRVASAVGEGSVVIAAVHHHLEAREEATATPA
- a CDS encoding MFS transporter, whose product is MTRTQPSSNLALLTDRTFGPYFAGNLISNAGNWIQNIAAATAVFNLTGSATLTGVVSGALWLGSLLLQPYAGALSDRINRRLLLFAGQSLSLVAAAVLAVWTVVVGLDGLPGPWPIIGVTVVIGIGQALAIPASQALVPALVRPDDLEPAIALNSVTYTLGRSIGPVAAAGILFLGGATAGFVVNAFTFLPLLIALWVIDPRAMPAAEGDGSIREGLAYLRDTAGVVGIMLVVTAIGWTSDPLNTLSPAIAQRVGGGDALVGIFVGAFGLGAAVMGTRVTQVRQRVGADRTARGGLVVFGLSVATFGLAPAAWVGVTAMLVAGVGFLCALTTITTWVQEVVPDQLRGRVMAVWGVAFLGSRPFAAVIDGALGDALTPGIATVIAAVPVVAGAVWMPSISRVPDPAA
- a CDS encoding aldo/keto reductase, with amino-acid sequence MEHRTLGTNGPAVSAIGYGAMVLSPDIYGQVDDDDSIRTLHAAIERGVTLIDTARLYGDGHNEALIGRALDGRRDGVILATKGGLTGNPPDIQVDGSPAGLRRDLEASLTALGVDHIDLYYLHAPDPDVDVESSYGTMATFVQDGTVRHLGVSNMALEDIRRCHAMHPISASQDQYSLLWREPEDDGRLDLLDELGIALVAYSPLANGILAGAKPGVEAGDMRSWMPRFAGDAGSRVAQVADAFTDIAAREGVHPATLALAWLLHQRPNLVPIAGTRKVANLDNNVAAVDLDLSADLLAELDRTFSPEESIAPMF
- a CDS encoding TetR/AcrR family transcriptional regulator, whose product is MSQQTEQRPVIDRLLEAASGLFYEQGYAATGIDQIVQRSGVAKRTLYRHFPSKDDLIVAYLRRTDAAFTRWLDAEVARAAERAGTLTPTDELRLLLELIQVKAVSPSCAGCTFQGAAAEFPDAAHQVHAVAKQHKDALRARLTGLAERAGLAEPARLADELLLLIDGAWAAARMYRGVTGSPAAVLRHAAAAVIAAHRTR
- a CDS encoding TetR/AcrR family transcriptional regulator, with the protein product MAPTRPPLTRDRVIRAALEIADQHGLDALTMRRLGSELGVTAMSLYKHVPDKDAMVSAMLDHVIAQIDVPAEGVGWREAMERRAASARTVLGRHSWALGLLEERGVTGPVRLRYLDAVLGVLLTAGFSIEEAAHAFWLLDSFVYGHVLQEVGLRQQSDDDGQVGADELPHLTRLRDAMERTRFSLDQEFDRGLRVILDAIDPG
- a CDS encoding DUF6326 family protein; this translates as MTDTITADRPLDPRLQIAGLWTAVLLVFAFVDLFSLYRPDVRAELAEGTLAGFEIGEPFLLSATLYVAIPSVMVALTLLLPRRMNRGLNIALGVIYVATIIGAAIGEMAYYLVGSVIEVVLLAVLIVIAWRWPRPA
- a CDS encoding YbaN family protein, with protein sequence MTEPDLPSRPIRWLWLLGGLVCVGIGGVGVVVPGLPTTIFFILAAAAFTRSSPRLYRWVLELPGIGRHVADYRSGLGMPRRAKIAAITCIVVFAGGAELFVLTHPVARILVAVVALAGIAYILRIPTKLTDELSETAAR
- a CDS encoding MGMT family protein; protein product: MVPRPPRPPGAHDSRPLDTPTLFQTRVIAVVTNLPAGEVMTYAEVAVEAGHPGAGQAVANVLRRVEGLPWWRVIPSTGRLYRTHAPTQGPLLQSEGVDVGEDRWVRPAG
- a CDS encoding low molecular weight protein-tyrosine-phosphatase; this translates as MTTRISFVCLGNICRSPTAEGVARHLLAERDQMDVEVESAGTGAYHVGNPPDRRATEAAADRGIALDGRARKFDPDDFGRLDLVLAMDRANLADLQAAAAGVEDPPPIRLLREWDAEAGTDRDVPDPYYGGADGFEEVLDMVTRSVEQLLDEIDEGRIGPI
- a CDS encoding RNA polymerase sigma factor, producing the protein MTTDRTNDGPAQDQVLVLRAQLGERAALVCLIERWQEPVWTYLRRRLPTDQIADDVAQDVWVAVLRNLADLQQPDRFVPWLFTIARRGVADGHRRRQRRREDLGTVEDVPIEDDHPTALASRETVDRLIRTLPRHERRVVRLFYLEDRSVTAIADELEIPAGTVKSRLARARTRMFTTATHEELS